CTTGCTATCGTAGCGGCCGAACAGCTTCGTCCCCTGCGGGACAAGCAATAGGTGGCCGGTGGCACTATCGTAGACATTCTGACTGACCTGCGCCGTGATCCGCCCGGGGAGATCGGAGTTGATGCCTGAAATCAGAGTTGCCGGGATGACCGAGCCTCGCTTGAGTTCATATTGCGACTGCTGCGGCACGACCTGATTGGGCAGATAGCCGAGGTCCTTGATGTCGGCGTTGAAGAAATCCTCCTTGGAGGCCTGGCCGTTCTGGTCGACCGACTGCCCTGCAATGCCTGCCCGCAAAGCAGCAGCGTAAAGGTCGGACGCCTCACCCCCGGGTTGGGCCGGCTGCATTCGATTTGATGCCCCACTTGTCGCCGTCGCCTTGCTCTCAACTTCCGAAATGTCGACCTTCAGCGGAGAATCTAGTGCTGCACTTTTAGCCTGCAGGCTCGCCATACGCTGCCTTTGCTGTTCGCGGGCGATCTGCTCGCGTTGCTCGCGCAGCATGCGTGCGTTCCATTCCTCATCCGATTCCATCTGCGGGCGCTGTGCCTGACGAGGCTCAGGCCTCGCTACCGCAGGAGCGGGATGCGTCGGAACGGCTGCGGGCGGTATCGGGGCCGGCTGGAAGGCCGGAGGATCGTCCCGGTCGCCTATGATGCCGTCTTTCACGCCACGCTTCATCTGCTCAGCGAAGTTTGAGGCCGGCGCATTTCCACCTGCCTCCTCTGGCGCCTGCTGGCCAAACCGAAACCCGCGGGAGGACAGCCCGTAAACCAGAACGGCGAGGAACAGGACGGCGATGCCGATCCCGACAAACAGAGGCACGCGATTGAGGCGCTTCATACCCTTGTCGTCGGCGGAAGGATTGGGATTGCCGAGTTGCAGCGATTGGACCATGAACCTCTTCCGCCTTCAATTGCGCTTCAGGAGAGAAAGTGGGCTTGCGGGGACCGCGACGCCGTTGGTGATGGAATAGGCTCGGCCGAGTTCGAGATCATCTGTCGAGAGGCGTGCAAGGACCTGCCCATCCAGACTGGCGATCGAATATGCAAGCTCGATAGGCTTTGCCGCATCCTTTCCGGATGTCGCTTTGTCCTCGGTGACGACGGAATAGCCCCAGCCCTTCAATGCTGCCTCGAGTGCGACCGCAAAGTCCGATGTGTCCTTGTGCAGTCTGATCGGTGTCGAGGTCGATCCGGCCTGCTCGGCGAAGCGTCCAGCCATATCGCCGGCGATCGCACTGGCGGCAGGACCGGTAATCTCGGGAGGTGCCGCGCTGGTCGTCAGGCCGTCAGTCGCCGTCTGGCACCCTGAAAGCCCGATCAGGCATACGACCGGGAAGAGGATTTGCGGGCGCATGGTTACCCTCCCCTTCTGATCGTAATCTTTTGCTGGTGCCAGCCAACACCGGACACAAGCACTACCTTGTCGATATTGTAGTCGACGATCATCATGTTGTTCTTCATGCGGTAGTTGACGATCCGGTTCTGCCCGCCGGAAACGACAAAGAGGACAGGGGCATCCTGGCCGGAGATCGCGCGCGGAAACTGGATGTAGGTCTTTTGGCCATCCGAATAGACGCGGCTCGGACGCCACGGCGCACTTCCGCTCAGCGAATAGGAGAACGCAAGCTGTTCGGGTGGAACGCCACCGCCGGGGCCGGTCATCGCCTGGATGCGGGCATTGATGTCGGAAAGCTTCGTTGCAGCGTCCTCGGGGTATTCAAAGCCGACACGCGCCATATACTGGGTCGGATGGGACTTGAGCTGGATGTGGTATGTGCGGCGGGATGTCGTGACCACCATCGAGGTCACAAGACCCGGTTCCGACGGCTTGACAATCAGATGGATCGCCTGC
This portion of the Neorhizobium sp. NCHU2750 genome encodes:
- the trbI gene encoding IncP-type conjugal transfer protein TrbI is translated as MVQSLQLGNPNPSADDKGMKRLNRVPLFVGIGIAVLFLAVLVYGLSSRGFRFGQQAPEEAGGNAPASNFAEQMKRGVKDGIIGDRDDPPAFQPAPIPPAAVPTHPAPAVARPEPRQAQRPQMESDEEWNARMLREQREQIAREQQRQRMASLQAKSAALDSPLKVDISEVESKATATSGASNRMQPAQPGGEASDLYAAALRAGIAGQSVDQNGQASKEDFFNADIKDLGYLPNQVVPQQSQYELKRGSVIPATLISGINSDLPGRITAQVSQNVYDSATGHLLLVPQGTKLFGRYDSKVSFGQSRALVVWTDIIFPNGSTLQIGGMAGTDSEGYGGFKDQVDNHYLRTFGSAALVALIGAGIDMSMPQSSTLATQDTASDAARRNFAETFGRVAEQTISKNLNVQPTIKIRPGYRFNVLVDQDIIFPGNYTQ
- the trbH gene encoding conjugal transfer protein TrbH codes for the protein MRPQILFPVVCLIGLSGCQTATDGLTTSAAPPEITGPAASAIAGDMAGRFAEQAGSTSTPIRLHKDTSDFAVALEAALKGWGYSVVTEDKATSGKDAAKPIELAYSIASLDGQVLARLSTDDLELGRAYSITNGVAVPASPLSLLKRN